A stretch of Aeromicrobium tamlense DNA encodes these proteins:
- a CDS encoding aldo/keto reductase: MSTRHVLGTSGIEVGPVGIGCNAFGARIDGDQVAAVVDAAFEHGVRFFDTADTYSLGESETLLGAALRGRRDEVVIATKFGMDMQGRNGDDGGRRGSAAYVRRAAEASLRRLGTDVIDLYQLHTPDPGTPVEETLGAMTELVDEGKVRAIGCSNFTAWQLVDADWVSRTADLAHFVTAQNEYSLYNPAAEVELVPACVELEVGILPYFPLAYGLLTGKYSRDAEPEAGTRLAGQRARWEGADWDRIDALQAFADERGISLLELAMGGLASRPAVASVIAGVSRPEQVAANAQAAQWTPTAQDSEGLDELMAPARSYTTFAPR, from the coding sequence GTGAGCACACGACACGTCCTGGGCACGAGCGGCATCGAGGTCGGACCGGTGGGGATCGGCTGCAACGCGTTCGGAGCGCGCATCGACGGCGACCAGGTGGCCGCCGTCGTCGACGCGGCCTTCGAGCACGGCGTGCGATTCTTCGACACGGCCGACACCTACTCCCTCGGCGAGAGCGAGACGCTCCTGGGCGCCGCGCTGCGCGGCCGGCGCGACGAGGTGGTGATCGCGACGAAGTTCGGCATGGACATGCAGGGACGCAACGGCGACGACGGCGGACGCCGCGGCAGCGCGGCCTACGTGCGCCGCGCGGCCGAGGCGAGCCTGCGGCGGCTCGGCACCGACGTCATCGACCTCTACCAGCTGCACACGCCCGATCCGGGCACGCCGGTCGAGGAGACCCTCGGCGCGATGACCGAGCTCGTCGACGAGGGCAAGGTCCGCGCGATCGGCTGCTCGAACTTCACGGCCTGGCAGCTCGTCGACGCCGACTGGGTGTCGCGCACGGCCGACCTCGCGCACTTCGTGACGGCGCAGAACGAGTACTCGCTCTACAACCCGGCGGCCGAGGTCGAGCTGGTCCCGGCGTGTGTCGAGCTGGAGGTGGGGATCCTGCCGTACTTCCCGCTCGCCTACGGGCTGCTGACGGGCAAGTACTCGCGCGACGCCGAGCCCGAGGCGGGCACCCGCCTCGCAGGTCAGCGGGCGCGCTGGGAGGGCGCGGACTGGGACCGGATCGACGCGCTCCAGGCGTTCGCCGACGAGCGCGGGATCAGCCTGCTCGAGCTCGCGATGGGCGGGCTCGCGTCGCGTCCCGCGGTGGCCTCGGTGATCGCGGGCGTCTCGCGCCCGGAGCAGGTGGCCGCGAACGCGCAGGCGGCGCAGTGGACCCCCACGGCGCAGGACTCCGAGGGGCTCGACGAGCTGATGGCGCCCGCGCGCTCGTACACGACGTTCGCGCCCCGCTGA
- the secD gene encoding protein translocase subunit SecD yields the protein MRSKTNFWRGLICLAVIVGSIAVAFTMKPNLGLDLRGGTQLTLETKSTDRVTADAESTDRALEVLRGRVDALGVSEPTLARSGDKRIIVELPNVQDPKKAAEVIGQTASLEFREVKAPADESTKPAKGEVVLPDESGQSLLLGPVAFDGNGISDANAALPQQGLGDWVVNVEFNGTGRGPWRDLVTSACQNTAAGNRIAIILDNEVISSPGIVPELCQSGGGSSTSITGDFTQASAEDLAALIKGGALPVPVEIIDQRTVGPTLGAAAIDASIQASIIGLALTGLFIIFIYRLTGVMATIALCVYALISYGALVLLGATLTLPGLAGFVLAIGLAIDANVLVYERAREEYHENPKAGLLSALTTGFSKAWSAIIDSNVTTVLAALLLFFLSAGPVKGFGITLTIGVIASMFSALVVARWLTEWLVKRGWVRQHPQVSGIAGISSVRRWLNDHGPYLVRRAGMWVAVSLAVAAVAIGGIVVRGLDLGVEFAGGRQIEYTTAEEITPDQAREAVADAGFPEAVVQSSSGDGGENISVRLPNIDEDQAEQVRASIAEVGGETVQVRSDTIDPTLGKELRNKAILAFLIAVAAQMAYLAWRFRWTWAAAAIVSMASVVLAVVGVFAWWGKPIDGVFLAAILSIIGLAVNDSIVVLDRIRERTRTRDIPLREMVNEAILSTLPRTINTAMGATFILAALMFLGGDSLRDFSIAVLLGLLFGHFSTVFTAATLGLLLEERWPYNPDKDPRNKVDPYAHIVDGRGMPDEGAIV from the coding sequence ATGCGCTCCAAGACCAACTTCTGGCGCGGGCTGATCTGCCTCGCCGTCATCGTCGGGTCGATCGCCGTCGCGTTCACCATGAAGCCCAACCTGGGCCTCGACCTGCGCGGCGGCACGCAGCTCACCCTCGAGACGAAGTCCACCGATCGCGTCACGGCCGACGCCGAGTCCACCGACCGGGCCCTCGAGGTCCTGCGCGGCCGCGTCGACGCCCTCGGCGTCTCCGAGCCCACGCTCGCGCGCTCGGGCGACAAGCGGATCATCGTCGAGCTCCCCAACGTCCAGGACCCGAAGAAGGCCGCCGAGGTCATCGGCCAGACGGCCAGCCTGGAGTTCCGTGAGGTCAAGGCTCCGGCCGACGAGAGCACCAAGCCCGCGAAGGGTGAGGTCGTCCTGCCCGACGAGTCCGGCCAGAGCCTGCTCCTGGGCCCCGTCGCGTTCGACGGCAACGGCATCAGTGACGCCAACGCCGCGCTCCCCCAGCAGGGCCTGGGCGACTGGGTCGTCAACGTGGAGTTCAACGGCACCGGCCGCGGGCCGTGGCGCGACCTGGTCACCTCGGCCTGCCAGAACACCGCCGCGGGCAACCGCATCGCGATCATCCTGGACAACGAGGTCATCTCCTCGCCCGGCATCGTCCCCGAGCTGTGCCAGTCCGGCGGCGGCAGCTCCACCAGCATCACCGGCGACTTCACGCAGGCCAGCGCCGAGGACCTCGCCGCGCTGATCAAGGGCGGCGCGCTGCCCGTGCCGGTCGAGATCATCGACCAGCGCACCGTCGGCCCGACGCTCGGCGCCGCAGCCATCGACGCCTCCATCCAGGCCTCGATCATCGGTCTGGCCCTCACCGGCCTCTTCATCATCTTCATCTACCGCCTCACCGGCGTGATGGCCACGATCGCCCTGTGCGTCTACGCCCTCATCTCCTACGGCGCACTGGTCCTGCTGGGCGCCACCCTGACCCTGCCCGGCCTCGCCGGCTTCGTGCTCGCGATCGGTCTGGCCATCGACGCCAACGTCCTGGTCTACGAACGAGCGCGCGAGGAGTATCACGAGAATCCGAAGGCCGGTCTGCTCTCGGCCCTGACCACCGGCTTCTCCAAGGCCTGGTCCGCGATCATCGACTCCAACGTCACCACCGTCCTCGCGGCGCTGCTCCTGTTCTTCCTGTCCGCCGGACCGGTCAAGGGCTTCGGCATCACGCTGACCATCGGCGTCATCGCCTCGATGTTCTCCGCGCTCGTCGTGGCCCGCTGGCTGACCGAGTGGCTGGTCAAGCGCGGCTGGGTGCGCCAGCACCCGCAGGTCAGCGGCATCGCCGGCATCTCCAGCGTGCGTCGCTGGCTGAACGACCACGGCCCCTACCTCGTGCGTCGCGCGGGCATGTGGGTCGCGGTCTCGCTGGCCGTGGCCGCGGTCGCCATCGGCGGCATCGTGGTGCGCGGCCTCGACCTCGGCGTCGAGTTCGCCGGTGGTCGCCAGATCGAGTACACGACCGCAGAGGAGATCACCCCCGACCAGGCCCGCGAGGCGGTCGCGGACGCCGGCTTCCCCGAGGCCGTGGTCCAGTCGTCCTCGGGCGACGGCGGCGAGAACATCTCGGTTCGCCTGCCCAACATCGACGAGGACCAGGCCGAGCAGGTCCGTGCCTCGATCGCCGAGGTCGGCGGCGAGACCGTCCAGGTCCGCTCCGACACGATCGACCCCACGCTCGGCAAGGAGCTGCGCAACAAGGCGATCCTGGCGTTCCTCATCGCGGTGGCGGCCCAGATGGCGTACCTCGCCTGGCGCTTCCGCTGGACCTGGGCCGCGGCCGCCATCGTCTCGATGGCGTCGGTCGTGCTGGCCGTGGTCGGCGTGTTCGCCTGGTGGGGCAAGCCGATCGACGGCGTGTTCCTCGCCGCGATCCTGTCCATCATCGGCCTGGCGGTCAACGACTCGATCGTCGTCCTCGACCGCATCCGAGAACGCACGCGCACCCGGGACATCCCGTTGCGCGAGATGGTCAACGAGGCGATCCTGTCGACGCTGCCACGAACGATCAACACCGCCATGGGTGCCACGTTCATCCTCGCGGCGCTCATGTTCCTCGGCGGCGACTCGCTGCGCGACTTCTCGATCGCGGTGCTGCTGGGCCTGCTGTTCGGCCACTTCTCCACCGTGTTCACGGCGGCCACGCTCGGCCTGCTGCTGGAGGAGCGCTGGCCGTACAACCCGGACAAGGACCCGCGGAACAAGGTCGATCCGTACGCCCACATCGTCGACGGGCGCGGCATGCCGGACGAGGGCGCGATCGTCTGA